In Thermodesulfobacteriota bacterium, the following are encoded in one genomic region:
- a CDS encoding NAD(P)/FAD-dependent oxidoreductase, with translation MADHPNGAILQRDKQTYAIVPRIPVGMLTPTDLESIARVARKYNIPVIKITSGQRFALVGMQKEDVDNIWDELGMDVGKAVELCLHYVQACPGTAVCKFGVQDSLGLGMKIETFFSGMDLPAKVKIGVSGCPFCCGESFVRDIGIYGKKKGWTFIIGGSSARRPRIGDILKEDLAEEEVIDLTKRCLQYYQDKAKRKERMARFVDRVGIENLKEALI, from the coding sequence ATGGCAGACCATCCAAATGGTGCAATCCTTCAGCGTGATAAACAGACCTACGCAATTGTTCCGAGAATTCCTGTCGGCATGTTAACACCGACTGATTTAGAATCTATCGCCAGAGTTGCCAGAAAATACAACATACCGGTAATTAAAATCACCTCCGGTCAGAGGTTTGCACTTGTCGGTATGCAGAAAGAAGATGTGGATAATATCTGGGATGAACTCGGAATGGATGTCGGCAAAGCGGTTGAACTTTGTTTGCATTATGTGCAGGCGTGTCCGGGAACGGCAGTGTGCAAATTCGGCGTTCAGGACTCTTTAGGACTCGGTATGAAAATAGAAACTTTTTTTTCGGGTATGGATCTGCCGGCCAAAGTCAAGATCGGTGTTTCCGGTTGTCCCTTTTGCTGTGGTGAAAGCTTTGTTCGGGATATAGGAATTTACGGGAAAAAAAAGGGTTGGACTTTTATCATTGGGGGAAGCTCTGCCAGGCGCCCCCGGATTGGAGATATATTGAAAGAAGACCTTGCTGAAGAAGAGGTCATTGATCTAACCAAACGATGTTTGCAGTACTACCAAGATAAAGCCAAAAGAAAAGAGCGAATGGCGCGGTTCGTTGATCGAGTTGGTATTGAAAACTTAAAGGAGGCTCTTATCTAG